A genome region from Oceanispirochaeta sp. includes the following:
- a CDS encoding long-chain fatty acid--CoA ligase, whose amino-acid sequence MNLTPWDFLSDYKGKFYNGQWPTLPEVLEITVERFGERRAFTSYSPELVELNYREVLEKSKMLGQYLHSLGVKKGDRVGVTGKNSPEWGLAYLGILFAGAVVAPMDYGLKNKEVEGLMKMADVDILFCDEEKYDHFKDKKLKALISLSPKKDNYILNISYERTEVIELPEEGDLAAILFTSGTTGISKGVMLTHANFVSDAYQAQACMNIFHTDVFYALLPLHHSYSMLAVFIESLCIGSEVVFAKQLAIGQILKDLKQGQVTMFLGVPMLFNKLIKGLMRGIREKGIVVYGLIRFLMWISGVIKKYFHINPGKKMFKGILSKLSLDTNRVCICGGGPLPASTFKMFNQLGIDFVQGYGLTETSPIVALNPKEAYKEESVGKMIPGTQTMILDPDENGCGEIALKGSMIMQGYYKNDEATKEVFTEDGWFKTGDVGYLDEDNYLYLTGRAKSMIVTEGGKNVFPEEIEDKFQLYDEIEQILVRGYVLDAKMKTEGIEALIFPNQDAGEKTRDHFQKVIDEVNSGLKVYQKIGQFHILDEAMEMTTTKKIKRHKVVLKED is encoded by the coding sequence ATGAATCTAACACCCTGGGATTTTCTTTCAGATTACAAAGGAAAATTTTACAATGGCCAATGGCCGACTCTTCCTGAAGTTCTTGAAATTACGGTAGAACGATTTGGAGAGAGACGGGCTTTTACGTCCTATTCTCCCGAACTGGTGGAGTTGAATTACAGGGAAGTCCTGGAAAAATCCAAAATGCTGGGGCAGTATCTTCACTCTCTAGGGGTTAAAAAAGGAGATCGTGTCGGAGTAACAGGCAAAAATTCCCCCGAATGGGGATTGGCATACCTGGGAATCCTTTTTGCGGGTGCTGTTGTTGCACCCATGGATTACGGCCTGAAAAACAAAGAAGTGGAAGGCCTGATGAAAATGGCCGATGTGGATATTCTCTTTTGTGATGAGGAAAAATACGATCACTTTAAGGATAAAAAACTTAAGGCCCTTATCAGCCTGTCTCCCAAAAAAGACAACTACATCTTAAATATCAGTTATGAAAGAACTGAAGTTATTGAATTGCCTGAAGAGGGCGATCTGGCGGCGATTTTATTTACCTCCGGTACGACGGGTATCTCCAAAGGAGTCATGCTGACGCATGCTAATTTTGTCAGTGATGCCTATCAGGCTCAGGCATGTATGAATATATTTCATACAGATGTCTTTTATGCCCTATTACCCCTTCATCACTCCTATTCTATGCTGGCCGTTTTCATTGAGTCCCTCTGTATAGGATCGGAAGTGGTCTTTGCCAAGCAGCTGGCTATAGGACAGATTCTTAAAGATCTGAAACAGGGGCAGGTGACCATGTTTCTGGGTGTTCCCATGCTCTTTAATAAACTGATCAAGGGATTAATGAGAGGAATCAGAGAAAAAGGGATTGTGGTCTATGGCCTGATCAGATTTCTCATGTGGATCAGTGGTGTCATCAAGAAGTATTTTCATATCAATCCCGGAAAGAAGATGTTCAAGGGAATCCTGTCTAAGTTATCTCTAGATACAAACAGGGTCTGTATCTGTGGAGGAGGACCCCTTCCCGCATCAACCTTCAAGATGTTTAATCAGCTGGGAATTGACTTTGTTCAGGGATACGGTCTGACAGAAACCTCCCCCATTGTGGCTCTGAATCCCAAAGAAGCTTACAAGGAAGAGTCTGTGGGAAAAATGATCCCCGGAACACAGACAATGATTCTTGACCCGGATGAAAATGGCTGCGGTGAAATCGCTTTGAAAGGTTCTATGATCATGCAGGGATACTATAAAAATGATGAGGCTACCAAAGAGGTCTTCACTGAAGACGGTTGGTTTAAAACCGGGGATGTCGGGTATCTTGATGAGGATAACTATCTTTATTTAACAGGCCGAGCCAAGTCGATGATCGTCACGGAAGGCGGGAAAAATGTCTTCCCTGAGGAAATTGAAGATAAGTTCCAGCTCTATGATGAGATAGAACAGATTCTCGTCCGCGGCTATGTCCTGGATGCCAAGATGAAGACCGAGGGAATCGAAGCCCTGATTTTTCCCAATCAGGACGCGGGAGAGAAGACAAGGGATCACTTTCAGAAGGTCATCGATGAAGTGAATTCCGGACTCAAGGTCTATCAGAAAATCGGTCAATTTCATATACTTGACGAAGCGATGGAAATGACGACCACAAAGAAAATTAAAAGACACAAGGTCGTTTTGAAAGAGGATTGA
- the rnmV gene encoding ribonuclease M5 translates to MMKIQELIVVEGVDDVAAVKKAVEAEVLPVHGFAVKSLKTLDKIRFASERVGVIVLTDPDHAGRTIRETIEKAVPNVKHAYISRKEGTKKDNIGVENASSEAIIAALEKARFKLVEASLEFSLADMDHYGLSGGPGSKERRQNLGQALRIGYGNTKQFLARLNHFGISRDELEKALSDLHS, encoded by the coding sequence ATGATGAAAATTCAGGAACTCATCGTTGTGGAAGGTGTGGATGATGTGGCTGCCGTCAAAAAAGCTGTAGAGGCCGAGGTCTTACCGGTTCACGGTTTTGCCGTCAAGTCACTGAAGACACTGGATAAAATCCGCTTTGCCAGCGAACGGGTAGGGGTTATTGTCTTGACCGATCCCGATCATGCGGGCAGGACTATCCGCGAAACCATTGAAAAGGCTGTTCCCAATGTGAAACATGCCTACATTTCACGGAAAGAAGGAACAAAAAAAGATAATATCGGTGTGGAAAATGCATCCAGCGAGGCCATCATCGCCGCCCTGGAAAAAGCTCGTTTCAAGCTGGTGGAAGCCTCTCTGGAGTTCTCTCTGGCCGACATGGACCACTATGGCTTGAGCGGCGGCCCTGGTTCAAAAGAGCGCCGTCAGAACCTGGGACAGGCTCTGCGGATCGGATACGGCAATACAAAGCAGTTTCTGGCCCGGCTTAATCATTTTGGAATCAGCCGGGATGAACTGGAAAAGGCACTCTCCGATCTCCACTCTTAA
- a CDS encoding class I SAM-dependent methyltransferase, whose translation MSENKSRDCLLCGSADVREYFRDRNRNYLICQVCSLVFVPVEYHLSESEEKSIYDLHQNDPYDPGYRRFLSRLSIPLIKRIKPGSQGLDFGCGPGPALCVMLEEKGMTMTKFDKFYFPDASVLKQQYDFICSTEVIEHLRDPSAVFTTLFYLLKKQGTLAVMTKMVLNRDAFSKWHYIQDQSHICFYSRETMHFLAAAQDATLQFMDKDVIFFHKDRFLQ comes from the coding sequence ATGTCTGAGAATAAATCCAGGGACTGTCTCCTCTGCGGCTCCGCCGATGTCCGGGAGTATTTCAGGGACAGAAACCGGAACTACCTGATCTGCCAGGTCTGTTCCCTGGTATTCGTTCCTGTAGAATACCATCTGTCTGAGAGTGAAGAAAAGAGCATTTATGATCTCCATCAGAACGATCCCTATGACCCCGGATACAGACGCTTTTTATCCCGCCTCAGCATTCCGCTAATAAAAAGGATTAAACCTGGGAGTCAGGGACTGGATTTTGGATGCGGGCCCGGGCCTGCTCTTTGCGTCATGCTGGAAGAAAAAGGCATGACCATGACAAAATTTGATAAATTTTACTTTCCAGATGCATCCGTGCTGAAGCAGCAATATGATTTTATCTGCTCCACAGAAGTCATTGAGCATCTCAGAGATCCCTCTGCCGTTTTCACGACTCTATTTTACCTTTTAAAAAAACAGGGAACCCTGGCTGTGATGACGAAGATGGTCCTGAACAGGGATGCTTTCTCAAAATGGCATTATATTCAGGATCAGAGTCATATCTGCTTCTATTCCCGTGAAACTATGCATTTTCTGGCTGCTGCTCAGGATGCGACCCTTCAGTTTATGGATAAGGACGTGATTTTCTTTCACAAAGACAGATTCCTCCAATAA
- a CDS encoding DUF1456 family protein, which produces MEFNTVLRSLRYALDYTDQQMAEVFALDGYKVDPSTIVNMLKHEEQDGFLPVDEIVLGHFLDGFITQKRGPADPARKVPEVQALDNNMVIKKLRIALELREEDMIKTIGKGGFVISKSELSALFRKKGHKHYRECGDQLLRNFLKGLSIPD; this is translated from the coding sequence ATGGAATTTAATACAGTTTTAAGAAGTCTGCGCTACGCGCTGGACTATACAGATCAGCAAATGGCTGAAGTTTTCGCCCTGGACGGGTACAAGGTTGATCCCTCTACCATTGTGAACATGCTGAAACATGAAGAGCAGGATGGATTTCTCCCGGTGGATGAAATCGTTCTGGGACATTTTCTGGATGGTTTCATCACACAGAAGAGGGGACCTGCCGATCCTGCCCGTAAGGTGCCGGAGGTTCAGGCACTGGATAACAATATGGTCATTAAGAAACTCCGCATAGCCCTGGAGCTTCGGGAAGAGGATATGATTAAAACCATCGGTAAGGGAGGTTTTGTCATTTCCAAGTCGGAATTATCAGCTCTGTTCAGAAAAAAAGGGCACAAGCACTACCGGGAATGCGGAGACCAGCTTCTTCGTAATTTTTTAAAGGGTCTTTCCATTCCTGACTGA
- the ygeW gene encoding knotted carbamoyltransferase YgeW, whose protein sequence is MDRIGIEERIKDLSCLRAENMYLKDFLLTWDKTDDEIAAVFEVAEILRGMRESNISSRAFDSGLGISLFRDNSTRTRFSYASALNLLGLKDQDLDEGKSQIAHGETVRETANMISFMADVIGIRDDMYIGKGHTYMKDVARAVEEGYRDGVLEQRPTLVNLQCDIDHPTQSMADTLHLINHFGGVENLKGKKIAMTWAYSPSYGKPLSVPQGIIGLLTRFGMDVTLAHPEGYEVMPEVEGIAAKNSGNSGGSFVRTNSMAEAFKDADIVYPKSWAPFNAMEKRTDLYGAGDFDGIKTLEKELLTQNGKHKDWECTEDLMKTTKNGEALYMHCLPADISGVSCEQGEVAASVFDRYRVPLYKEASFKPYIIAAMIFTSKFKSPSEKLMEMLKRDQKRIL, encoded by the coding sequence ATGGATAGAATTGGAATTGAAGAGAGAATCAAAGACCTTTCCTGCCTGAGAGCAGAGAATATGTACCTGAAAGATTTTTTACTGACCTGGGACAAAACAGATGACGAGATTGCGGCTGTATTTGAAGTTGCAGAGATACTCCGAGGCATGAGAGAGAGTAATATTTCTTCCAGGGCCTTTGACAGTGGATTGGGAATATCCCTATTCAGGGATAATTCAACAAGAACGCGTTTCAGCTATGCCAGTGCACTGAACCTTCTGGGCCTGAAGGATCAGGATCTGGACGAAGGAAAATCACAGATAGCTCATGGTGAAACCGTCCGGGAGACGGCCAATATGATCAGCTTTATGGCGGATGTCATCGGTATCAGAGACGATATGTACATCGGCAAGGGTCATACTTATATGAAAGACGTGGCCAGAGCTGTAGAAGAGGGATACAGAGACGGTGTCCTGGAACAGCGCCCCACGCTGGTCAACCTCCAATGCGACATTGACCATCCCACACAGAGCATGGCTGACACCCTCCATCTGATCAATCATTTTGGCGGAGTTGAAAACCTGAAAGGTAAAAAAATAGCCATGACCTGGGCCTACTCTCCCTCCTACGGCAAACCCCTCTCTGTTCCTCAGGGAATCATTGGACTCTTGACCCGTTTTGGAATGGATGTGACTCTGGCCCATCCCGAAGGATACGAAGTGATGCCGGAAGTGGAAGGCATTGCGGCTAAAAATTCAGGAAATTCCGGAGGCAGTTTTGTAAGAACCAATTCCATGGCAGAAGCCTTTAAAGACGCCGATATTGTCTATCCCAAAAGCTGGGCTCCTTTCAATGCCATGGAAAAAAGAACTGATCTCTATGGTGCCGGTGACTTTGACGGCATAAAAACCCTGGAAAAAGAGCTATTGACCCAGAACGGGAAACACAAAGATTGGGAATGCACCGAAGATTTGATGAAAACAACTAAAAACGGGGAAGCCCTGTATATGCATTGCCTCCCTGCCGATATTTCCGGAGTTAGCTGCGAACAGGGTGAAGTAGCAGCCTCTGTCTTTGACCGCTACAGAGTGCCCCTATACAAGGAAGCCAGTTTCAAACCCTACATCATTGCTGCCATGATTTTTACAAGCAAGTTCAAAAGCCCCTCTGAGAAGCTGATGGAAATGCTGAAACGGGATCAGAAGAGGATTCTGTAG
- the arcC gene encoding carbamate kinase codes for MADSLALIAIGGNSLIADNEHMTVEDQYAAVCTTARHIADLVEAGMTLVVTHGNGPQVGFILRRSEIAREVAHMHPVPLVSCDADTQGAIGYQIQQALDNEFRQRKIKRIAATIVTQVLVDKDDPAFKKPAKPIGQFYSSDEAMLLRAAYPDWTLVEDAGRGFRRVVASPLPQDIIELGAIKALIAENYCVIAAGGGGIPVIESDKGLLEGIDAVIDKDFASAFLSHALQADVFIISTGVKEVCLNFGKADQKRLNNIKASEARRYMEDGHFAPGSMAPKIKAALDFLDRGGKEVIITSPENLKEAVLNGAGTHITRD; via the coding sequence ATGGCTGATTCATTGGCACTAATTGCCATCGGGGGAAATTCCCTTATTGCTGATAATGAACATATGACCGTTGAAGATCAGTATGCTGCCGTATGCACAACGGCTCGGCACATCGCAGATCTGGTAGAAGCGGGAATGACACTGGTAGTCACCCATGGAAACGGACCACAGGTAGGATTTATCCTTAGAAGATCCGAAATTGCCAGAGAAGTAGCCCACATGCACCCGGTTCCCCTGGTCAGCTGCGATGCGGATACCCAGGGAGCCATCGGTTATCAGATTCAGCAAGCCCTGGATAACGAATTCAGACAGAGAAAAATCAAACGGATAGCGGCAACGATTGTCACCCAGGTTCTGGTGGACAAGGATGATCCCGCCTTTAAAAAACCAGCCAAACCGATTGGCCAGTTCTATTCTTCCGATGAGGCGATGTTGCTGAGGGCAGCCTACCCCGATTGGACTCTTGTAGAAGACGCCGGACGAGGATTCCGAAGGGTTGTCGCCTCCCCTCTTCCTCAGGATATAATAGAACTGGGAGCCATAAAAGCACTCATAGCAGAAAACTACTGCGTGATCGCAGCAGGTGGAGGCGGAATTCCAGTCATCGAGTCAGACAAGGGATTGCTGGAGGGAATTGATGCGGTCATCGACAAGGATTTTGCCTCAGCCTTCCTCTCCCATGCCCTCCAGGCAGATGTTTTTATCATCTCAACGGGAGTAAAGGAAGTATGCCTCAATTTCGGGAAAGCCGATCAGAAAAGGTTAAACAATATAAAGGCTTCTGAGGCTCGCCGATATATGGAAGATGGTCACTTTGCTCCGGGCAGCATGGCTCCCAAGATTAAGGCAGCCCTTGATTTTCTGGACAGAGGCGGAAAAGAAGTAATCATCACCAGTCCGGAGAATTTAAAAGAAGCAGTACTCAACGGGGCGGGAACCCATATAACCCGGGACTAA
- a CDS encoding PAS domain-containing protein: MPHSNSSDTLKSCIPLVHAIGKTIGGGEVILYDFQKDPPELIAREGGITSRLPGTPATQLLCEMVQEMQDEGETMRTNYESATKSGKPLKSTTVLIHDKEILLGALSMNIDMSAMNMLQHFIDQFSGKERPDGHDEMPQNTQEFLNIMIRKGIDSIGKPVCYFDKKDNLEVVRFLNENHIFSIKGSTDNLAGELNVSRYTIYNYIEEVKNRD, from the coding sequence ATGCCTCATTCCAATTCATCAGATACCTTGAAATCCTGTATTCCCCTCGTTCATGCCATTGGGAAAACAATAGGTGGGGGCGAAGTTATCCTCTATGATTTCCAGAAAGATCCCCCCGAGCTGATCGCAAGAGAAGGGGGAATCACCAGCCGCCTTCCTGGAACCCCGGCAACGCAGCTTCTTTGTGAAATGGTTCAGGAGATGCAGGATGAGGGAGAAACTATGCGGACCAACTATGAATCGGCGACAAAATCGGGGAAGCCTTTAAAATCTACTACCGTGCTTATCCATGATAAAGAGATTCTTTTAGGAGCCCTCAGCATGAATATTGATATGAGCGCCATGAATATGCTGCAGCATTTTATTGATCAGTTCAGCGGGAAAGAACGGCCCGACGGTCATGATGAAATGCCTCAGAACACCCAGGAATTCCTGAATATCATGATCCGTAAGGGGATAGACTCCATAGGGAAACCAGTCTGTTATTTCGACAAAAAAGATAATCTCGAAGTTGTCAGGTTTCTGAATGAGAATCATATTTTTTCAATCAAGGGATCCACAGATAACCTGGCGGGAGAACTCAATGTCAGCCGCTATACGATTTATAATTATATTGAGGAAGTTAAGAACAGAGACTGA
- a CDS encoding diguanylate cyclase — protein MNISCSLVDPNIILTDKMPLGSDGHLTPEYDTVLQSAGLYPWFWDFNKNQIHLTTNLLDLLELTDLKDSNLYSFIFSQLERKDAQHFFRILKSIIRMKKIEEKNFRLKKRTGKVSPWLRISGTFLKKKGQIYGAVGHVRNINELVNQEDSLEENREFLNTLINLVPLPIYYKNQSGQFQFYNNAYSKILRLSVDEIHGKTVYDIYDRDQAEILSRDDNKLMQKQDVQIFERKVRFRDGRIRDFIIHKTPDYSRKDGRVKGLAGFMLDVTDQKSASRRITRLMDIKELVLEINHAILSIPDLESLLEFILKKIPRVIEGADCGTILLNHNGMLTVTASFGYIMDKTETFSFPLNTSFMIKENQGLPEKAVIINNIQQVISSGNHTPLLPTKSGKTVHSFMGSPIIRNGHTLGLFSLDSFSNNIFTEDDIEVMNYLNEQLAVILDKQELYQEVLGLSRFDSLTGLSNRHFFQEQAHAALNRAGRTGQKLIIVLADLDSLKSVNDFWGHDAGDAMIMTFSRLLKESFRDSDILGRLGGDEFTGVFHDTNRDDLEVRFNSFRETPPSFPVTGGSVSCRFSFGTALYPDDSSSLDELIKIADMNMYRMKEAGKQQRGVVTMEFLLNEKKG, from the coding sequence ATGAATATCAGTTGCTCCCTGGTTGACCCGAATATCATACTAACAGACAAAATGCCCCTGGGGTCAGATGGGCATCTCACCCCGGAATACGATACAGTTCTCCAATCTGCCGGATTATACCCCTGGTTCTGGGATTTTAATAAAAACCAGATCCATCTGACAACGAACCTCCTGGATCTGCTGGAGCTCACAGATCTCAAAGACTCTAATCTCTATAGTTTTATTTTTTCCCAGCTTGAAAGAAAAGATGCTCAGCATTTTTTCAGAATTCTTAAGTCAATCATCCGGATGAAAAAAATTGAAGAGAAAAATTTCAGATTGAAGAAACGGACCGGCAAAGTCTCACCCTGGTTGAGGATTTCCGGTACATTCCTCAAAAAAAAGGGGCAGATCTATGGGGCAGTAGGGCATGTAAGAAATATCAATGAATTAGTCAACCAGGAAGACTCTCTTGAAGAAAACCGGGAGTTTCTAAATACATTAATCAATCTTGTTCCCCTCCCTATATACTATAAGAATCAATCAGGACAATTTCAGTTCTATAATAATGCCTATTCAAAGATATTGAGACTATCAGTCGATGAGATTCATGGAAAGACGGTTTATGACATTTATGACCGGGATCAGGCAGAAATCTTATCCCGGGATGACAATAAATTAATGCAGAAGCAGGACGTTCAAATATTTGAGAGGAAGGTGCGTTTCCGAGACGGAAGAATCAGGGATTTTATAATTCATAAGACACCGGATTACAGCAGGAAAGACGGCAGAGTCAAGGGACTGGCTGGATTTATGCTGGATGTTACGGATCAGAAATCAGCATCCCGCCGTATTACCCGTCTGATGGATATTAAAGAGCTTGTCCTTGAGATTAATCATGCCATCCTTTCCATTCCCGATCTGGAAAGCCTTTTGGAATTTATACTGAAGAAAATACCCCGTGTTATAGAAGGAGCCGATTGCGGGACCATCCTTCTTAACCATAATGGTATGCTCACTGTGACAGCCTCCTTCGGCTATATTATGGATAAAACTGAAACATTTTCCTTTCCTCTTAATACTTCTTTTATGATAAAAGAGAATCAGGGATTACCCGAAAAAGCTGTGATCATTAATAATATTCAGCAGGTCATAAGCAGTGGAAACCATACCCCTTTGCTGCCGACCAAATCAGGGAAGACTGTTCATTCATTTATGGGTTCTCCCATTATCAGGAATGGTCATACCCTGGGGTTGTTTTCTCTGGATAGCTTCAGCAATAATATTTTTACAGAAGATGATATTGAAGTCATGAATTACCTGAATGAACAGCTGGCTGTGATTCTGGATAAACAGGAACTGTATCAGGAGGTTCTGGGCCTCTCCCGCTTTGACAGTCTTACCGGCTTAAGCAACAGGCATTTCTTTCAGGAGCAGGCTCATGCGGCACTGAACCGGGCAGGCAGAACAGGTCAGAAGCTCATCATCGTCCTGGCCGATCTGGACAGTCTCAAATCTGTGAATGACTTCTGGGGTCATGATGCCGGTGATGCCATGATTATGACATTCAGCAGACTCTTAAAGGAATCTTTCCGGGATTCAGATATCCTGGGACGATTGGGAGGAGATGAGTTTACCGGAGTCTTTCATGACACCAACAGGGACGATTTGGAAGTCCGATTCAATTCATTCCGGGAGACCCCCCCTTCTTTTCCAGTGACCGGCGGGAGTGTATCCTGTCGTTTCAGTTTTGGTACCGCCCTCTACCCCGATGACAGCAGTTCCCTGGATGAATTGATTAAAATTGCGGACATGAATATGTATCGGATGAAAGAGGCAGGCAAACAGCAGAGGGGAGTCGTGACTATGGAATTTCTTCTGAATGAAAAAAAAGGCTGA
- a CDS encoding YgeY family selenium metabolism-linked hydrolase, producing the protein MEIEKEIRDKAEEYRDYTAGLLSEMVKIKSYSSEEEQVCRKIKEMCEEAGFDEVYFDGLGSVIGRVGKGPKILAFDAHIDTVTTGDLSAWEKDPFSGEIDKTYVWGRGTSDQKGGAASMITAGRILKDLGYDKDYSVYFTFTVMEEDCDGMCWKYLIEEEKLVPDFAVSTEPTSCRLYRGHRGRMEMVVTLKGVSSHGSAPERGVNAAYKASRAALAMEKLNSDLKPDAENFLGKGTIVVSEMKVNGPSQCAVPDQAMLYLDRRLTWGEDAALAISQVREYITEALGEAPESVTMPDYAKKGWKNTDYSQELYFPTWKIDEDHKIVKAGVAAHSALFGKDPVVDKWTFSTNGVAICGRHKIPMIGFGPGDENEAHAPNEKNRIEDLVICSAFYAMLPYKLS; encoded by the coding sequence ATGGAAATTGAAAAAGAAATTCGTGACAAAGCGGAAGAATACAGAGATTACACAGCCGGGCTGCTCTCTGAAATGGTCAAGATAAAATCTTACAGCTCTGAGGAAGAGCAGGTATGCCGTAAAATCAAAGAGATGTGCGAAGAGGCCGGATTTGATGAGGTCTATTTTGACGGACTGGGATCTGTCATCGGCCGTGTGGGAAAGGGACCCAAGATCCTGGCTTTTGATGCCCATATCGATACGGTCACCACCGGAGATCTGAGTGCCTGGGAAAAGGATCCTTTTTCCGGTGAGATAGACAAGACCTATGTCTGGGGACGGGGTACTTCCGACCAGAAAGGTGGTGCCGCCTCTATGATTACGGCCGGACGGATTCTCAAGGATCTGGGATACGACAAAGACTACTCGGTGTATTTTACCTTCACCGTCATGGAAGAAGACTGCGACGGCATGTGCTGGAAATACCTGATCGAAGAGGAAAAGCTTGTCCCCGACTTTGCCGTGTCTACAGAGCCTACCAGCTGTCGTCTTTATAGAGGTCATAGAGGTAGAATGGAAATGGTTGTGACCCTCAAGGGTGTCTCCAGTCATGGTTCCGCCCCGGAAAGAGGTGTCAATGCCGCCTACAAGGCCAGCCGTGCGGCCCTGGCCATGGAAAAACTGAACTCAGACTTAAAACCGGACGCAGAAAATTTCCTGGGAAAAGGGACGATTGTCGTTTCTGAAATGAAGGTGAACGGTCCTTCTCAGTGTGCTGTACCCGATCAGGCAATGCTCTACCTGGACCGCCGATTAACCTGGGGGGAAGATGCGGCTCTGGCCATCAGCCAGGTCAGGGAATATATTACAGAAGCCCTGGGAGAGGCACCCGAATCTGTCACCATGCCCGACTATGCCAAGAAAGGCTGGAAAAACACCGACTACAGTCAGGAACTCTACTTCCCCACATGGAAAATTGATGAAGATCATAAGATTGTAAAAGCCGGAGTAGCCGCCCACAGCGCCCTGTTCGGCAAAGATCCTGTGGTGGATAAGTGGACCTTCTCGACAAACGGTGTAGCCATCTGCGGGCGCCATAAAATTCCCATGATCGGTTTTGGTCCCGGCGATGAAAATGAAGCTCATGCTCCTAATGAAAAGAACAGAATTGAAGACCTGGTCATCTGCAGTGCCTTCTATGCCATGCTGCCCTATAAGCTAAGCTGA
- the ssnA gene encoding putative aminohydrolase SsnA, whose protein sequence is MLIIKNATVVNFSPPEFHKGWDLVIEDGMIAAAGPGASEGLTAKEVWDMEGAIVHPGLVCSHNHFYSGLSRGILAEIKPTPDFVSVLKNLWWRLDKAIDRDILKSSALVCSLDAIRNGTTAVIDHHASPSFVEGSLSVLKDSFEKTGLRGMSCYETTDRNGLAEMEAGVAENIRMAREIDREKEQGTWSGLYEAHIGAHAPFTVPESGLKLLREAVEKTGRGIHIHAAEDRYDASYSHHHYGEDLLVRLDRNGLLNSKALIVHGLYLSKEDRKILDERNSFLVVNFRSNMNNNVGTQNHVGTVKNAALGTDGIGSDMWEEFKFAYFKHKDTGGPLWPGDFLNFLHNGNILLERNFDSRFGRIEKGYKADLVVSDYLPPTPLKAENIAGHIAFGLSATSVRSVIINGKVVMKDRIFPTELNVKEIYSEAREDASRLWENMNQLKD, encoded by the coding sequence ATGCTGATAATTAAAAATGCAACAGTGGTCAATTTTTCACCCCCCGAATTCCATAAGGGTTGGGATCTGGTCATTGAAGACGGCATGATCGCCGCAGCAGGACCCGGAGCGTCGGAAGGCCTGACGGCAAAGGAAGTATGGGATATGGAGGGAGCCATTGTCCATCCCGGGCTGGTATGCAGTCACAACCATTTCTACTCCGGCCTTTCCAGAGGGATTCTGGCTGAGATCAAACCCACTCCTGACTTCGTCTCTGTGCTGAAAAATCTCTGGTGGCGTCTGGACAAAGCCATAGACCGGGACATCCTGAAGTCGAGTGCCCTCGTCTGTTCTCTCGATGCCATCCGGAATGGTACAACCGCGGTGATCGATCATCATGCCTCCCCCTCCTTTGTAGAGGGATCTCTCTCAGTATTGAAAGACAGCTTCGAGAAAACAGGACTCCGGGGAATGAGCTGCTACGAAACCACCGACCGGAACGGCCTGGCTGAGATGGAGGCGGGTGTAGCTGAAAACATACGAATGGCCCGGGAAATCGACAGGGAAAAGGAACAGGGAACCTGGTCGGGACTTTATGAGGCCCACATTGGAGCCCATGCCCCCTTCACGGTTCCTGAGAGCGGCTTAAAACTGCTGAGAGAAGCCGTCGAGAAGACTGGTCGGGGAATCCATATTCACGCAGCAGAGGACCGCTATGATGCGTCCTACTCACACCATCACTATGGAGAAGATCTCCTTGTGAGGCTTGACAGAAACGGACTGCTCAACAGCAAGGCCCTCATTGTCCACGGACTATATCTGTCAAAGGAAGACAGAAAGATACTGGATGAACGAAACAGCTTTCTGGTTGTGAACTTCCGCTCCAACATGAACAACAATGTGGGAACTCAGAATCATGTGGGAACTGTCAAAAATGCCGCTCTGGGAACCGATGGAATCGGCAGCGATATGTGGGAAGAGTTCAAATTTGCCTATTTCAAACACAAAGATACGGGAGGACCTCTCTGGCCGGGAGACTTCCTGAACTTTCTCCATAACGGGAACATCCTATTGGAACGGAATTTCGACAGCCGTTTCGGCCGGATCGAAAAAGGTTACAAGGCAGACCTTGTTGTCTCAGACTACCTGCCTCCTACTCCCCTCAAGGCGGAGAATATTGCCGGACACATTGCCTTTGGTCTGTCTGCGACCTCGGTTCGCTCGGTAATCATCAATGGAAAGGTGGTTATGAAGGACAGAATTTTTCCCACTGAATTAAACGTAAAAGAGATATACTCCGAAGCCCGGGAAGATGCATCAAGGCTTTGGGAAAATATGAACCAATTGAAGGATTGA